The Pseudomonadota bacterium genome segment GCCGCATATGCTCTAGGCCGGACTCGGTGATGCCAGCGTCCCTCCCTACAGCAACATGGAGCGTTAAAATAGCGGGTGGATCAAGAAGCAGGCTTCAGAGTGAGCCATCCGTCTGGTTGCCTCGATGAGGCGCATTGAGCTGGACCCTGCGCGGTCACGGCACCTCTTCGAGGGGAAGGCCCATTGACTCGAATCGCACCCATCCGCCAAGGTCGTAATACCGCCCTTCTGGTGCTAAACGCTCAAAGCCTTGGCGCTCCATGACCTCCCGAAGCGGCCCGCGATGGCGCATCACCGGCGATCAAATGCGCCGTCCGCAGCGGTTCAGGGATGCGGCTTGTGATCGAAAATCTCCTTGATCGCAAACCCGCGGCAGGCGACGTTGATCCTCTCTCTCCGTCAATTTCAGTACCAGATTTCCATGCGCAATCCCCTGAAGTCGCGCTCGGGCTCCGGTTCCGGGAGCCTCACTGCGCTGCCCGCATGAATGCGGCGAGCGGTAAGCGCCAGCGCATAAGCATCGAGCACATCGTCCGCGCCCACCTGCGAGCGAGGAAAGCAGTCCCGCACTTCGCTCGGTTTGATAAAAGCAGCGCCGAAGCGAGGACCGAGTAGCGCTTCGCGTTCCCGCCTCCCGGCCGGGGTTTTCTTGTTGTGACGCAGGGGGCGCCCGGCAAGGGTGAGGAAAGCAAGCTCCGGGTGCGCCTCGAAGATACGCTGCTGCAATGCTGGCTCGATGAGCGCGTCCACTTCCCGGATCTTGCCCATGAGGTTGAACGATTGCTTGCTCATTCCCGCGCCATTCAAGCGCATCGCCT includes the following:
- a CDS encoding DUF429 domain-containing protein, translated to MLQGRGQASPRVVEVRFALCRGFSEVMSLPENPAPIAVDIPIGLLEQAEPGGRSCDRAARALLGRGRASSIFTPPTRAALEGQSYREAMRLNGAGMSKQSFNLMGKIREVDALIEPALQQRIFEAHPELAFLTLAGRPLRHNKKTPAGRREREALLGPRFGAAFIKPSEVRDCFPRSQVGADDVLDAYALALTARRIHAGSAVRLPEPEPERDFRGLRMEIWY